From Micromonospora nigra, one genomic window encodes:
- a CDS encoding ABC transporter ATP-binding protein: MTTATTADGAPVLDLRDVHRTHGSGPAAVHALRGVSLVVRPGELVAVMGPSGSGKSTLLTIAGGLDGPTSGEVRVEGQPLHLLDRRGLARLRRRRVGYVFQNLNLLAGLTAVENVALPLELDGAGVRRARRLALAALTEVGLPELGDRFPDQLSGGQQQRVAIARALVGDRRLILADEPTGALDSQTGEAVLLLLRRRVDAGAAGVLVTHEARHAAWADRVLFLRDGVAVDQTAPMAGVESLLSGTGR, encoded by the coding sequence GTGACCACGGCGACGACGGCGGACGGTGCGCCCGTGCTCGACCTGCGTGACGTGCACCGCACCCATGGCAGCGGCCCGGCCGCCGTGCACGCGCTGCGCGGGGTGAGCCTGGTGGTGCGTCCGGGCGAACTGGTCGCCGTGATGGGCCCGTCCGGCTCCGGCAAGTCGACCCTGCTGACCATCGCCGGTGGCCTGGACGGCCCCACCTCGGGCGAGGTGCGGGTCGAGGGTCAGCCCCTGCACCTGCTCGACCGCCGAGGGCTGGCCCGGCTGCGCCGCCGGCGCGTCGGGTACGTCTTCCAGAACCTCAACCTGCTGGCCGGTCTCACCGCCGTGGAGAACGTCGCCCTGCCCCTGGAACTCGACGGCGCGGGCGTACGCCGGGCCCGGCGCCTGGCCCTGGCGGCGCTGACCGAGGTGGGTCTGCCCGAACTCGGTGACCGCTTCCCCGACCAGTTGTCCGGCGGCCAGCAGCAGCGGGTGGCGATCGCGAGGGCGCTGGTGGGCGACCGGCGGCTGATACTCGCCGACGAACCCACCGGCGCGTTGGACTCGCAGACCGGTGAGGCGGTGTTGCTGCTGCTGCGCCGCCGCGTCGACGCGGGCGCGGCGGGGGTGCTGGTGACCCACGAGGCCCGGCACGCCGCGTGGGCGGACCGGGTGCTCTTCCTGCGCGACGGCGTGGCCGTCGACCAGACGGCCCCGATGGCCGGCGTCGAGTCGCTGCTGAGTGGCACGGGTCGGTGA
- a CDS encoding PadR family transcriptional regulator: MSIRHGLLALLERGQMYGYQLRAAFEESTGSTWPLNIGQVYTTLSRLERDGLVRALPEIGSGQRPYEITDAGRADLALWFATPLSRADRPRDELAIKLALALTTPGVDVRTVVQTQRTATMRTLQELTRLKYTSDQPEDLSWRLVLDAMVFQAEAEVRWLDHCEASLVRHRPPTPGPTDLPHGVVDRSDEEVRR; the protein is encoded by the coding sequence ATGTCCATCCGTCACGGGCTGCTCGCCCTGCTCGAACGCGGCCAGATGTACGGCTACCAGCTGCGCGCCGCGTTCGAGGAGTCGACCGGCTCGACCTGGCCGCTGAACATCGGGCAGGTCTACACCACGCTGTCCCGCCTGGAACGGGACGGTCTGGTGCGCGCCCTGCCGGAAATCGGCTCCGGCCAGCGCCCGTACGAGATCACCGACGCCGGGCGGGCCGACCTGGCCCTGTGGTTCGCCACCCCGCTCAGCCGTGCCGACCGGCCCCGCGACGAACTGGCCATCAAGCTGGCCCTCGCGCTGACCACCCCCGGGGTGGACGTCCGCACGGTGGTGCAGACGCAGCGCACCGCCACGATGCGCACGCTGCAGGAGTTGACCCGGTTGAAGTACACCAGCGACCAGCCCGAGGACCTGTCGTGGCGGCTGGTCCTGGACGCGATGGTGTTCCAGGCCGAGGCCGAGGTGCGGTGGCTGGACCACTGCGAGGCCAGCCTGGTGCGGCACCGGCCGCCCACCCCGGGGCCGACGGACCTGCCGCACGGGGTGGTGGATCGCAGCGACGAGGAGGTCCGACGGTGA
- a CDS encoding ferritin-like domain-containing protein, giving the protein MTAPTEPTEALTAALTAEYAAIWAYGPIGVRLTGAARTAAAEAEAAHRRRRDALVVQLSTTGATVPPDRAGYALPYPVTDQADALRLAVTVEERVAAFWRAALPATTGSDREQALAALVDYAVRATRFRRFAGATPLTVPFPGRPA; this is encoded by the coding sequence GTGACCGCGCCCACCGAACCCACCGAGGCGCTCACCGCGGCGCTGACCGCCGAGTACGCGGCGATCTGGGCGTACGGGCCGATCGGGGTACGCCTCACCGGCGCCGCCCGCACCGCCGCCGCCGAGGCGGAGGCCGCGCACCGCCGCCGCCGGGACGCCCTCGTGGTGCAGTTGAGCACGACCGGGGCGACGGTCCCGCCCGACCGGGCGGGTTACGCGTTGCCGTACCCGGTCACCGACCAGGCCGACGCGTTGCGGCTCGCCGTGACGGTGGAGGAGCGCGTCGCCGCGTTCTGGCGGGCGGCCCTGCCCGCCACGACCGGTTCGGACCGGGAACAGGCCCTGGCCGCCCTGGTCGACTACGCCGTCCGGGCGACCCGGTTCCGCAGGTTCGCCGGGGCCACTCCGCTGACCGTGCCGTTCCCCGGTCGGCCGGCCTGA
- the rimP gene encoding ribosome maturation factor RimP, which produces MTQRGRATRATGRPRGGQASRGGPAPRGGDASRAPRGDLAGRRERLRAVIEPVVGAAGYDLEDLSVSRAGRRHVVRVIVDADGGINLDAVADVSRAVSAALDAAEEAGGDIVAGEYQLEVSSPGVDRPLTLPRHWRRNVGRLVRVTVRGDGDPAGPDRQVTGRVVAADDERVSLETDAGRADRAYADLGPGRVQVEFSRLAELDEADELDESEDFDDDDDDVEDEER; this is translated from the coding sequence ATGACGCAGCGTGGCCGTGCCACCAGAGCGACGGGGCGACCCCGCGGTGGCCAGGCCTCCCGCGGCGGGCCGGCGCCCCGGGGCGGCGACGCCTCCCGCGCGCCGCGCGGCGACCTCGCCGGCCGGCGTGAGCGACTGCGGGCCGTGATCGAGCCGGTGGTGGGCGCGGCCGGCTACGACCTGGAGGACCTGTCCGTCTCACGGGCCGGCCGCCGACATGTCGTGCGGGTCATCGTGGACGCCGACGGCGGAATCAACCTCGACGCCGTGGCCGACGTCTCCCGGGCCGTGTCCGCCGCTCTGGACGCCGCCGAGGAGGCCGGTGGCGACATCGTCGCGGGTGAGTACCAGCTGGAGGTCAGTTCCCCGGGGGTGGACCGGCCGCTGACCCTGCCCCGGCACTGGCGGCGCAACGTCGGCCGGCTGGTCAGGGTGACCGTCCGTGGCGACGGCGATCCCGCCGGCCCCGACCGGCAGGTCACCGGGCGGGTGGTGGCCGCCGACGACGAGCGGGTGAGCCTGGAGACCGACGCCGGTCGCGCCGACCGGGCGTACGCGGACCTCGGCCCCGGCCGGGTGCAGGTCGAGTTCAGCCGGCTCGCCGAGCTGGACGAGGCGGACGAGCTCGACGAGTCAGAAGACTTCGACGACGACGATGACGATGTGGAGGACGAGGAGAGGTGA
- the nusA gene encoding transcription termination factor NusA, with translation MNIDLAALRALEREREIPFDTILAAIETALLTAYRHTEGAEAHARVEIDRKTGAALVYAQELDADGSVAREWDDTPHDFGRIAAMTAKQVILQRLREATDEVHFGEYVGRDGDLVTGVVQAHEARAEKGIVSVDLGKLEGVLPQSEQVPGERYTHGERIRCVVVHVAKGMRGPQITLSRSHPALVKKLFALEVPEIADGTVEIGAIAREAGHRTKIAVRSTTQGVNAKGACIGPMGQRVRAVMSELHGEKIDIIDWSDDPATFVGNALSPAKALRVEVVDLATRAARVTVPDFQLSLAIGREGQNARLAARLTGWRIDIRSDAEQAGVAGRGGTDHVPEPGGAISGS, from the coding sequence GTGAACATCGACCTCGCGGCGCTGCGCGCACTCGAGCGCGAGCGGGAGATCCCGTTCGACACGATCCTGGCGGCGATCGAGACCGCGCTGCTGACCGCGTACCGGCACACCGAGGGCGCCGAGGCGCACGCGCGGGTGGAGATCGACCGCAAGACCGGCGCGGCACTGGTCTACGCGCAGGAACTCGACGCCGACGGCTCGGTGGCGCGGGAGTGGGACGACACCCCGCACGACTTCGGTCGGATCGCGGCCATGACCGCCAAGCAGGTGATCCTCCAGCGGCTGCGGGAGGCCACCGACGAGGTGCACTTCGGCGAGTACGTGGGCCGCGACGGTGACCTGGTCACCGGCGTGGTGCAGGCGCACGAGGCGCGGGCCGAGAAGGGCATCGTCAGCGTCGACCTCGGCAAGCTGGAGGGCGTCCTGCCGCAGTCCGAGCAGGTGCCCGGTGAGCGGTACACGCACGGCGAGCGGATCCGCTGCGTGGTGGTGCACGTCGCCAAGGGCATGCGCGGGCCGCAGATCACCCTGTCCCGGTCCCATCCGGCGCTGGTGAAGAAGCTGTTCGCGCTGGAGGTTCCCGAGATCGCCGACGGCACCGTCGAGATCGGCGCGATCGCGCGGGAGGCGGGCCACCGGACGAAGATCGCGGTCCGGTCGACCACGCAGGGCGTCAACGCCAAGGGCGCGTGCATCGGGCCGATGGGCCAGCGGGTGCGCGCGGTGATGAGCGAACTGCACGGCGAGAAGATCGACATCATCGACTGGTCGGACGATCCGGCCACCTTCGTCGGCAACGCCCTGTCCCCGGCGAAGGCGCTGCGGGTCGAGGTGGTCGATCTGGCCACCCGGGCGGCCCGGGTGACCGTCCCGGATTTCCAGCTTTCGCTCGCGATCGGCCGGGAAGGGCAGAACGCCCGGCTCGCGGCCCGACTGACCGGTTGGCGGATCGACATCCGGTCCGACGCCGAGCAGGCGGGGGTGGCCGGCCGGGGCGGAACCGATCACGTCCCGGAGCCGGGCGGCGCGATCTCCGGAAGCTAG
- a CDS encoding YlxR family protein — protein MVRREQPERTCVGCRRRAPASELLRIVAIREETGFSLRPDPTRSLPGRGANLHPDPACFAQAVRRRAFGRALRVTGVPDHGALAEHVHAPTTTSGQPDRTRVASKVGRPT, from the coding sequence GTGGTACGACGCGAGCAACCGGAGCGCACCTGTGTGGGCTGCCGGCGGCGCGCGCCGGCCAGCGAACTGCTGCGAATCGTCGCGATCCGGGAGGAGACTGGATTCAGTCTCCGACCTGATCCGACCCGCAGCCTGCCGGGTCGGGGAGCTAATCTGCACCCGGATCCGGCCTGCTTCGCGCAGGCGGTGCGGCGGCGGGCCTTCGGCCGGGCGCTGCGTGTCACCGGGGTCCCCGACCACGGTGCGCTCGCGGAGCATGTTCACGCGCCAACCACTACGTCCGGTCAACCCGACCGGACGAGGGTCGCTAGCAAGGTAGGACGACCGACATGA
- the infB gene encoding translation initiation factor IF-2: MAGKARVHELAKELGVESKTVLAKLKEMGEFVKSASSTVEAPVARRLRNAFVASSGAPAPAAPSAAAPAPAAAPTPSPTPGEPRITAKPMPPRRPAVPGPKPKGPVPGPPQPAAPVAKPASAHDIEVAAAEARAAALKAEQEAAVKAAQAARQQQRENVRREPPTEGGPRPSPRPGPNAMPPRPGSPAAGRPGAPAPGPGGRQGGRPPARGAGNNPFGIQGSQRPPAAGAGGQRPSPASMPPRPSPASMPPRPSPASMPSQRPGRPGGPGAGRPGGGAGRPGGGGGGGGYRGGPGGGGGGGGYRGGPGGGGGGGGYRGGPGGGGGAPGGGFRPGAPAGGGGRPGGGGRGRGGGAAGAFGRPGGRPTRGRKSKKQRRQEFDNLSAPTMSSGAPRGQGQAVRLSRGASLSDFADKINANPGSLVQEMFNLGEMVTATQSCSDDTLLLLGEHLGFNVQIVSPEDEDRELLAQFNIDLDAEVASERLVSRAPVVTVMGHVDHGKTKLLDAIRKANVVAGEAGGITQHIGAYQVHVPHEGEDRAVTFIDTPGHEAFTAMRARGAQVTDVVILVVAADDGVMPQTIEALNHAKAAEVPIVVAVNKVDKPDANPDKVRQQLTEYGLVAEEYGGDTMFVNVAAKPGTGIEELLEAVLLTADASLELTAPIDGPAQGVAIEAHLDKGRGAVATVLVQKGTLRAGDSIVAGGAHGRVRAMLDENGNQLSEAGPARPVMVLGLTAVPGAGDTFLAAADDRTVRQIAEQRQARRRAASFANSRGRATLETLMEQLKEGEKTSLNLILKGDVSGSVEALEDALFNLDIPEEVQLKVLDRGVGAITESNVMLASASSEPVTIIGFNVRASNKVREMADREGVEIRYYTVIYQAIEEIEAALKGLLKPEYEEVELGTAEIRDVFRSSKIGNISGCIVRSGVIRRNAKARLLRDGAVVADTLTVSSLKRFKDDATEVREGFECGLTLGGYNNVQVGDVIETFEMREKARA, encoded by the coding sequence GTGGCAGGAAAGGCCCGCGTACACGAGCTTGCCAAAGAGCTCGGGGTCGAAAGCAAGACCGTTCTCGCCAAGCTCAAGGAGATGGGCGAGTTCGTCAAGTCCGCGTCCAGCACCGTCGAGGCGCCCGTCGCCCGGAGGCTGCGTAACGCGTTCGTCGCCTCTTCCGGTGCGCCCGCGCCGGCCGCCCCCTCGGCGGCCGCTCCGGCACCGGCGGCGGCACCGACCCCTTCGCCGACCCCCGGGGAGCCCCGGATCACCGCCAAGCCGATGCCGCCCCGGCGGCCGGCCGTGCCCGGTCCGAAGCCCAAGGGTCCGGTTCCCGGCCCGCCGCAGCCCGCGGCCCCGGTCGCCAAGCCGGCGAGCGCCCACGACATCGAGGTGGCGGCCGCCGAGGCGCGTGCCGCCGCGCTGAAGGCTGAGCAGGAGGCCGCGGTCAAGGCCGCGCAGGCCGCCCGCCAGCAGCAGCGGGAGAACGTCCGTCGCGAACCCCCGACCGAGGGTGGTCCGCGTCCCAGTCCGCGTCCTGGGCCGAACGCCATGCCGCCCCGTCCGGGTTCCCCGGCCGCCGGTCGGCCCGGCGCACCGGCCCCGGGTCCGGGTGGTCGACAGGGTGGCCGTCCGCCGGCGCGCGGCGCCGGCAACAACCCGTTCGGCATCCAGGGCAGCCAGCGGCCCCCGGCCGCCGGTGCCGGTGGTCAGCGGCCGAGCCCGGCGTCCATGCCGCCCCGGCCCAGTCCGGCGTCCATGCCGCCCCGGCCGAGCCCGGCGTCCATGCCGAGTCAGCGTCCGGGTCGTCCGGGCGGTCCCGGTGCCGGTCGTCCCGGCGGTGGTGCCGGTCGTCCCGGCGGCGGTGGCGGCGGCGGTGGTTACCGCGGCGGCCCCGGCGGTGGTGGCGGCGGCGGTGGTTACCGCGGCGGTCCCGGTGGCGGTGGCGGCGGTGGTGGTTACCGCGGCGGTCCCGGTGGCGGTGGCGGTGCCCCCGGCGGTGGTTTCCGTCCGGGTGCCCCGGCCGGCGGCGGCGGTCGCCCCGGTGGCGGCGGTCGTGGCCGTGGCGGCGGCGCCGCGGGTGCCTTCGGGCGTCCGGGTGGCCGGCCGACGCGTGGCCGCAAGTCCAAGAAGCAGCGCAGACAGGAGTTCGACAACCTGTCGGCTCCGACCATGAGCTCGGGTGCCCCCCGGGGTCAGGGTCAGGCCGTCCGGCTGTCCCGTGGCGCTTCGCTGTCGGACTTCGCCGACAAGATCAACGCCAACCCGGGTTCGCTGGTCCAGGAGATGTTCAACCTGGGCGAGATGGTCACCGCGACCCAGTCCTGCTCCGACGACACCCTGCTGCTGCTGGGTGAACACCTGGGCTTCAACGTCCAGATCGTCAGCCCGGAGGACGAGGACCGCGAGCTGCTCGCGCAGTTCAACATCGACCTCGACGCCGAGGTCGCCAGCGAGCGGCTGGTCAGCCGGGCGCCGGTGGTGACCGTCATGGGTCACGTCGACCACGGTAAGACCAAGCTGCTCGACGCGATCCGCAAGGCCAACGTCGTGGCGGGCGAGGCCGGTGGCATCACCCAGCACATCGGTGCCTACCAGGTCCACGTCCCGCACGAGGGCGAGGACCGGGCGGTGACCTTCATCGACACCCCGGGTCACGAGGCGTTCACCGCCATGCGTGCCCGTGGTGCCCAGGTGACGGACGTCGTGATCCTGGTGGTCGCGGCCGACGACGGCGTGATGCCGCAGACGATCGAGGCGTTGAACCACGCCAAGGCGGCTGAGGTGCCGATCGTGGTGGCGGTCAACAAGGTCGACAAGCCGGACGCCAACCCGGACAAGGTCCGCCAGCAGTTGACCGAGTACGGACTGGTCGCCGAGGAGTACGGCGGTGACACCATGTTCGTCAACGTGGCCGCCAAGCCGGGCACCGGCATCGAGGAGCTTCTCGAGGCGGTTCTGCTCACCGCCGACGCGTCGCTGGAGCTGACCGCTCCGATCGACGGGCCGGCGCAGGGTGTGGCCATCGAGGCGCACCTGGACAAGGGCCGCGGCGCGGTGGCGACGGTGCTGGTGCAGAAGGGCACCCTGCGGGCGGGCGACTCGATCGTCGCCGGTGGGGCGCACGGACGGGTCCGGGCGATGCTCGACGAGAACGGCAACCAGCTCTCCGAGGCGGGTCCGGCCCGTCCGGTGATGGTTCTCGGCCTCACCGCGGTGCCGGGTGCGGGCGACACCTTCCTCGCCGCGGCGGACGACCGCACGGTGCGGCAGATCGCCGAGCAGCGGCAGGCACGGCGGCGGGCGGCGTCCTTCGCCAACTCCCGTGGCCGGGCCACCCTCGAGACGCTCATGGAGCAGCTCAAGGAGGGCGAGAAGACCTCGCTCAACCTCATCCTCAAGGGTGACGTCTCCGGTTCCGTGGAGGCCCTGGAGGACGCGCTGTTCAACCTCGACATCCCCGAGGAGGTCCAGCTCAAGGTCCTCGACCGGGGCGTCGGCGCGATCACCGAGAGCAACGTCATGCTCGCGAGCGCGTCGTCCGAGCCGGTCACGATCATCGGCTTCAACGTGCGGGCCTCCAACAAGGTCCGCGAGATGGCCGACCGCGAGGGCGTGGAGATCCGGTACTACACGGTCATCTACCAGGCCATCGAGGAGATCGAGGCGGCGCTCAAGGGCCTGCTCAAGCCGGAGTACGAGGAGGTCGAGCTCGGCACCGCGGAGATCCGCGACGTGTTCCGCTCGTCCAAGATCGGCAACATCTCCGGTTGCATCGTCCGGTCGGGCGTCATCCGGCGCAACGCCAAGGCGCGTCTGCTGCGCGACGGCGCGGTGGTGGCGGACACACTCACCGTCAGCTCGCTCAAGCGGTTCAAGGACGACGCCACGGAGGTTCGCGAGGGCTTCGAGTGTGGTCTGACACTGGGCGGATACAACAACGTCCAGGTCGGCGACGTCATCGAGACCTTCGAGATGCGGGAGAAGGCACGCGCCTGA
- a CDS encoding DUF503 domain-containing protein, whose protein sequence is MFTGTAVFDLLLPGDSRSLKAKRSYVRPIVAALRRFEVSAAEVGALDLHGRAEIGVAVVAAEASHVREVLDSCERLVAGRPEAELLSVRRRLHGEDD, encoded by the coding sequence ATGTTCACCGGAACCGCGGTATTCGACCTGTTGCTGCCGGGTGACTCCCGGTCGCTCAAGGCCAAGAGATCGTATGTGCGGCCGATCGTCGCGGCGCTGCGGCGCTTCGAGGTCTCGGCCGCCGAGGTGGGGGCGCTCGACCTGCACGGTCGGGCGGAGATCGGGGTGGCCGTGGTGGCCGCCGAGGCGTCGCACGTCCGCGAGGTGCTGGATTCGTGCGAACGGCTGGTGGCCGGTCGTCCCGAGGCCGAACTGCTGTCGGTGCGCCGGCGGTTGCACGGCGAGGACGACTGA
- the rbfA gene encoding 30S ribosome-binding factor RbfA has product MSDPARVRRHAERIRELVASVVRSQIKDPRLGMITITDARITADLRDATVFYTVLGDAAAQAGTAAALESAKGLLRSTVGKALGLRHSPTLTFVLDDVQDQVKHIDDLLAAARNADAEVQRLAAQAQYAGEAQPYRLDEDDEAADDEAADDDADDDAAPRAGGDTPDRGGERR; this is encoded by the coding sequence ATGTCTGACCCGGCCAGGGTACGCCGGCACGCGGAGCGGATCCGCGAACTGGTCGCGTCGGTGGTGCGGAGCCAGATCAAGGACCCCCGACTGGGGATGATCACCATCACCGACGCCCGGATCACCGCCGACCTGCGTGACGCGACGGTCTTCTACACCGTGCTCGGCGACGCGGCTGCCCAGGCGGGCACCGCCGCGGCGCTGGAGAGCGCGAAGGGGCTGTTGCGCAGCACCGTCGGCAAGGCGCTCGGGCTGCGCCACTCACCGACGCTCACGTTCGTCCTCGACGACGTGCAGGACCAGGTCAAGCACATCGACGACCTGCTCGCGGCGGCGCGCAACGCGGATGCCGAGGTGCAGCGGCTCGCCGCCCAGGCGCAGTACGCGGGTGAGGCCCAGCCGTACCGCCTCGACGAGGACGACGAGGCAGCCGACGACGAGGCGGCCGACGACGATGCCGACGACGACGCCGCTCCCCGCGCCGGGGGCGACACGCCGGACCGGGGCGGGGAGCGACGGTGA
- a CDS encoding DHH family phosphoesterase, giving the protein MTGPAGVPAGGASDGPGEADWAAAVAAIRGLPADGRVLLICHVNPDGDALGSMLGFALGLRRLGVRRLQATFPGPPEVPEPFRGMPGLDLLVSEADADPEPDLVVCFDAAGASRLGGLADRLTGPGPALVLDHHASNTGFGDVNLVDPAAAATSVVAEELLARLGVPLDAGIAECLYVALTTDTGSFRFEATTPAVHLMAARLLATGIRPGDISRRIFDSRPFGAVRLFGEVLGRARLEPAAAAGHGLVWTYATQDDLARHEQRPYVLEALIDSVRCTAEADVSCVVKQTGAAEWAVSMRSKGAVDVSRVAVALGGGGHRFAAGFTGRGTAEDVVNSIRAVLPGALIGDGTS; this is encoded by the coding sequence GTGACCGGGCCCGCCGGTGTTCCGGCCGGCGGGGCCTCGGACGGCCCCGGGGAGGCCGACTGGGCGGCCGCCGTGGCTGCGATCCGGGGTCTGCCCGCCGACGGGCGGGTGCTGTTGATCTGTCACGTCAACCCGGACGGCGACGCGCTGGGCAGCATGCTCGGTTTCGCGCTGGGCCTGCGCCGCCTCGGCGTACGCCGGTTGCAGGCCACCTTTCCCGGCCCGCCGGAGGTGCCCGAGCCCTTCCGTGGCATGCCGGGCCTGGATCTGCTGGTGTCCGAGGCTGACGCGGATCCGGAGCCGGACCTGGTGGTGTGCTTCGACGCGGCGGGTGCGTCCCGGCTCGGCGGGCTGGCCGACCGGCTCACCGGGCCCGGCCCGGCGCTGGTGCTCGACCACCACGCCTCCAACACCGGTTTCGGCGACGTCAACCTCGTTGACCCGGCTGCCGCCGCCACCTCCGTGGTGGCGGAGGAACTGCTCGCCCGGTTGGGCGTGCCGCTGGACGCCGGCATCGCCGAGTGTCTCTACGTGGCGCTGACCACGGACACCGGCTCGTTCCGCTTCGAGGCGACCACCCCGGCGGTGCACCTGATGGCCGCCCGGCTGCTCGCGACCGGGATCCGTCCCGGCGACATCTCCCGGCGGATCTTCGACAGCCGGCCGTTCGGCGCGGTCCGCCTGTTCGGCGAGGTGCTGGGCCGGGCCCGGCTCGAGCCGGCTGCCGCTGCCGGCCACGGCCTGGTCTGGACGTACGCGACGCAGGACGACCTGGCCCGGCACGAGCAGCGGCCGTACGTGCTGGAGGCGTTGATCGACTCGGTCCGGTGCACCGCGGAGGCCGACGTGAGCTGTGTGGTCAAGCAGACCGGGGCCGCCGAGTGGGCGGTGTCGATGCGCAGCAAGGGGGCGGTCGACGTGAGCCGGGTCGCGGTCGCCCTGGGCGGTGGCGGGCACCGGTTCGCCGCGGGTTTCACCGGCCGGGGCACGGCCGAGGACGTGGTGAACTCGATCCGGGCCGTGCTGCCGGGAGCGTTGATCGGAGACGGAACGAGCTGA
- a CDS encoding DUF6186 family protein, with amino-acid sequence MRTLAIAGFLLALALFVVVEWAARREGSRIPTLGDVCAHLMRYEVGPVPVGRIGLFGFWWWLGWHFLAR; translated from the coding sequence ATGCGGACGTTGGCTATCGCGGGCTTTCTCCTGGCCCTGGCGCTCTTCGTGGTCGTCGAGTGGGCGGCCCGGCGGGAGGGCTCCCGGATCCCGACCCTCGGCGACGTCTGCGCACACCTGATGCGCTACGAGGTCGGTCCCGTGCCGGTGGGTCGGATCGGGCTGTTCGGCTTCTGGTGGTGGCTGGGGTGGCATTTCCTGGCCCGCTGA
- a CDS encoding MATE family efflux transporter, which produces MTQSAATTVRVASPRRIAALALPALVVLAAEPLYVLVDTAVVGHLGRVPLAAVAVGGTVMTLTAWLGTVVAYGTTGRSARRYGAGDRGAAVAEGVQASWLALSVGVLVAVAMQVGGGALTRTLAGPGEVADAAAGWLRIAALGAPGLLLAAAGNGWLRGVQDTRRPLWFVLGPNLLSAVLCPLLVYPAGLGLVGSAVANVVAQTLSGALFVAALVSERVTLRPRPQVIRHQLVLSRDLLVRGVAFQASFLSATAVAARFGAAAVGGHQIVVQLWFFAALVLDALAIAAQALVGAALGADDTAGARALAGRVARLGAACGGAFAVLAVAGTGVVPGLFSSDPGVREQALVAWPWFVAMLPLAGIVFALDGVLIGAGDVRYLRNLTVAGALGGFLPAIWLAHAFDLGLGGIWAGLMLFTVIRLVALLLRLRVDAWAIPGATRPH; this is translated from the coding sequence ATGACTCAGTCCGCCGCCACCACCGTCCGCGTGGCCTCCCCGCGCCGGATCGCCGCCCTCGCCCTGCCGGCGCTGGTCGTGCTGGCCGCCGAGCCGCTCTACGTGCTCGTCGACACCGCCGTGGTCGGCCACCTCGGGCGGGTGCCGCTGGCCGCCGTCGCCGTGGGCGGCACCGTGATGACCCTCACCGCCTGGCTCGGCACCGTGGTCGCGTACGGCACCACCGGTCGGTCGGCCCGGCGGTACGGGGCCGGTGACCGGGGGGCGGCGGTGGCCGAGGGGGTGCAGGCGTCCTGGCTGGCCCTGTCGGTGGGGGTGCTGGTGGCGGTCGCCATGCAGGTCGGCGGGGGTGCGTTGACGCGTACTCTCGCGGGGCCCGGCGAGGTGGCCGACGCCGCCGCCGGCTGGTTGCGGATCGCGGCGCTCGGCGCACCCGGCCTGCTGCTGGCCGCTGCGGGCAACGGGTGGCTGCGCGGCGTGCAGGACACCCGCCGACCGTTGTGGTTCGTGCTCGGGCCGAACCTGCTCTCCGCCGTACTCTGCCCGCTGCTGGTCTATCCGGCGGGCCTCGGACTGGTCGGCTCGGCGGTGGCCAACGTGGTCGCGCAGACCCTCTCCGGCGCGCTGTTCGTCGCCGCACTGGTCAGCGAGCGGGTGACGCTGCGCCCGCGACCGCAGGTGATCCGCCACCAGCTGGTGCTCAGTCGGGACCTGCTGGTGCGGGGCGTCGCCTTCCAGGCCAGCTTCCTGTCCGCCACGGCGGTCGCCGCCCGGTTCGGGGCCGCCGCCGTGGGTGGTCACCAGATCGTCGTACAACTGTGGTTCTTCGCCGCCCTGGTGCTCGACGCGTTGGCCATCGCGGCGCAGGCGCTGGTCGGTGCGGCGCTCGGTGCCGACGACACCGCCGGGGCGCGTGCCCTCGCCGGCCGCGTCGCCCGGCTCGGTGCCGCCTGCGGCGGGGCCTTCGCGGTGCTGGCGGTCGCGGGCACCGGCGTCGTGCCCGGCCTGTTCAGCTCCGATCCGGGGGTACGCGAGCAGGCCCTGGTGGCCTGGCCGTGGTTCGTGGCGATGCTGCCGCTGGCCGGGATCGTGTTCGCGCTCGACGGGGTGCTCATCGGCGCGGGCGACGTGCGCTACCTGCGCAACCTGACGGTGGCCGGTGCGTTGGGTGGGTTCCTGCCGGCGATCTGGCTGGCCCACGCGTTCGACCTCGGGCTGGGCGGCATCTGGGCCGGCCTGATGCTGTTCACGGTGATCCGCCTGGTCGCCCTGCTGCTGCGCCTGCGCGTCGACGCCTGGGCCATCCCCGGCGCCACCCGCCCACACTGA